In Indicator indicator isolate 239-I01 chromosome 28, UM_Iind_1.1, whole genome shotgun sequence, one DNA window encodes the following:
- the FAM163B gene encoding protein FAM163B: MTAGTVVITGGILATVILLCIIAVLCYCRLQYYCCKKDESEEDEEEPDFAVHSHIPPLHCNRNVVLTNGPSLYASSPFGKKPAQSRPSCPSCTPYEPPTFFLQEPPEELHNGGDRVSYKAVSQEDLELPVSVGNLQALNPNRLSAMREAFSRSRSISTDV, from the exons ATGACAGCCGGGACTGTGGTCATCACAGGTGGAATATTAGCAACTGTCATTTTGCTTTGTATCATCGCTGTCCTCTGCTACTGTAGGCTCCAG TACTACTGCTGCAAGAAGGATGAGTccgaggaggatgaggaggagccTGACTTCGCCGTGCACTCCCACATCCCTCCGCTGCACTGCAACCGCAACGTAGTGCTGACCAATGGCCCTTCCCTCTATGCCTCCTCCCCCTTCGGCAAGAAACCCGCCCAGAGCCGgcccagctgccccagctgcacCCCCTACGAGCCCCCCACCTTCTTCCTGCAGGAGCCCCCCGAGGAGCTGCACAACGGGGGGGACAGGGTGAGCTACAAGGCGGTGAGCCAGGAAGACCTGGAGCTGCCGGTCAGCGTCGGCAACCTGCAGGCTCTCAACCCCAACCGGCTCTCGGCCATGCGGGAAGCCTTCTCCCGCTCCCGCAGCATCAGCACCGATGTGTGA